A genomic stretch from Xiphophorus maculatus strain JP 163 A chromosome 16, X_maculatus-5.0-male, whole genome shotgun sequence includes:
- the spc24 gene encoding kinetochore protein Spc24: MSLSHKFQDVEENGEMLVAFINSSQPEKLREVKVERQALVDRHLETKKTVTQILKDVAQIEERAGQRLLNMEEQKQHRQKELEDLEEQLQRCTAKSQITDSEIQFLQTELESVRNTERELETLQNEVDEDTTEVIPSAVYVAQVYYLITKIKWEYDMQPNILKGVHYGPDLATPINVDTSVRSRSDISDQLWDFVSTEW, from the exons ATGTCTCTTAGCCACAAGTTTCAAGACGTGGAGGAGAATGGGGAGATGCTGGTGGCTTTCATCAACAGCAGTCAGCCCGAGAAACTGAGAGAAGTGAAAGTCGAACGCCAGGCCCTCGTTGACCGGCACCTTGAAACAAAGAAGACTGTGACACAGATTCTTAAAG ACGTGGCACAGATCGAGGAGCGCGCGGGTCAGAGGCTGCTGAACATGGAGGAGCAGAAGCAGCACAGGcagaaggagctggaggacttggaggagcagctgcagcgGTGCACGGCCAAAAGCCAGATCACGGACTCAGAAATCCA GTTTCTGCAGACGGAGCTGGAGAGTGTGAGGAACACCGAGAGGGAACTGGAGACTCTGCAGAATGAGGTGGATGAAGACACCACCGAGGTCATCCCGTCTGCAGT GTACGTGGCTCAGGTGTACTACCTAATAACCAAGATCAAGTGGGAATACGACATGCAGCCCAACATTTTGAAAGGAG tGCACTACGGTCCAGATCTGGCCACGCCCATCAACGTTGACACGTCTGTCCGCTCTCGAAGCGATATAAGCGATCAGCTGTGGGACTTTGTCAGCACCGAGTGGTAG
- the kri1 gene encoding protein KRI1 homolog, producing MPGRSELKINSQFAQKYEKYRQKEELQKLKDRFGDQADDSDSSESSSDDSEVELDPALDRDFYRTLSLLKKKDPKIYEKDARFYSEDASQNEDGPSTSKQAKVKPMYLKDYERKVILEKEGKYEDDDDSDEEEAAKRRERAASPSYIQEQKELKESFRKFVEDSDEEEEEEGEASMLLTRRMKTQEEKDKEEADYVDWLKGQAELDGPEEVKDMKYLREYWNDPQLDDKERFLRDYVLNKGYLDEEEDHDERIPTYDELVQEDVDDSEEEGESFLERQEDFERSYNFRYEEPGALQIKTYPRNIATSVRTKDDRRKQKREEVKERKLKEKEQKQEQLKQLKNLKRKEIMDKLQQLQELTGNEQLAFSQADLDGDFDPNQHDRLMQKFFGDEYYGQEEEEKPQFDDEGNEMDEHWNWDTWTGEEREEGHDEEEYSASGPHCDDEDFIMDADYDPSQHTSSKKKKKKEKKKLKRDDLPQMGKKKKKSHFAEVVTRTKPVFDPQEKTFEQYLDEYYKLDYEDIIDDLPCRFRYRQVVPNDFGLTTDEILSANDQELNHWCSLRRTCMFRSEREEMSDLKNYKAKAQNVRKKKEVLSSVYSEEDKETQEVKSKLGKKRRDRLRNAEKQSEEADEAVQALSEAVDGTEEGDEILVPKKKKQKSKLEEQMQDKAEQVADEQNGGENRTERPAWTKKPRRSGGRLKSGIKGVKIGGREFSRHRLKAYGLNPRRLYFRQLGRHKRKEQEKKLKKNQEG from the exons ATGCCGGGCAGGTCGGAGCTGAAAATTAACTCGCAGTTCGCGCAGAAATACGAGAAGTACCGACAGAAAGAGGAGTTGCAGAAGC TGAAGGACCGATTCGGAGACCAAGCCGATGACAGCGACTCCTCTGAGTCCAGCTCTGACGACAGTGAAGTG GAGCTGGACCCTGCTTTAGACAGGGACTTTTACAGAaccctgtccctgctgaagaagaaAGACCCGAAGATCTACGAGAAAGATGCCAGGTTCTACTCAGAAG ACGCGTCCCAGAATGAGGACGGTCCGTCAACATCCAAACAAGCCAAAGTGAAACCCATGTACCTGAAGGACTACGAGCGGAAAGTCATCCTGGAAAAAGAAGG CAAATATGAAGACGACGACGACAGCGACGAGGAGGAAGCAGCCAAAAGAAGAGAG AGAGCAGCCTCGCCGAGCTACATCCAGGAGCAGAAGGAGCTCAAAGAGAG CTTCCGGAAGTTTGTCGAGGACAgcgatgaggaggaggaggaggaaggcgaAGCCTCCATGCTGCTCACCAGAAGGATGAAAACGCAGGAGGAGAAG GATAAAGAGGAGGCGGATTATGTGGACTGGCTCAAAGGTCAGGCTGAGCTGGACGGTCCGGAGGAGGTGAAGGACATG AAATACCTGCGAGAATACTGGAACGACCCGCAGCTGGACGACAAGGAGCGATTCCTCCGGGATTACGTTCTCAACAAGGGCTACCTGGACGAGGAGGAGGACCACGACGAACG GATCCCGACGTACGACGAGCTGGTCCAGGAGGACGTGGACGACTCCGAGGAGGAGGGCGAGAGTTTCCTGGAGCGCCAGGAGGACTTCGAGCGGAGCTACAACTTCCGCTACGAAGAGCCCGGCGCCCTGCAGATCAAGACCTACCCCCGAAACATCGCCACGTCCGTCCGCACCAAGGACGACCGGAGGAAGCAGAAgagggaggaggtgaaggagaggAAACTGAAG GAGAAGGAGCAGAAGCAGGagcagctgaagcagctgaagaACCTGAAGAGGAAGGAGATCATGGacaagctgcagcagctgcaggagctgaCCGGCAACGAGCAGCTGGCCTTCAGTCAGGCCGACCTGGACGGAGACTTTGACCCCAACCAGCACGACCGGCTCATGCAG AAATTCTTTGGAGACGAGTATTACGgacaagaggaagaggagaagccTCAGTTTGACGATGAAGGAAACGAGATGGATG AACACTGGAACTGGGACACCTGGACAGGAGAGGAACGTGAAGAGGGACATGACGAAGAGGAGTACAGTGCCTCTGGACCGCACTGCGACGACGAAGACTTCATC ATGGATGCAGACTACGACCCAAGCCAACACACCTCctccaagaagaagaagaaaaaggagaagaagaagctgaagagGGACGATCTGCCACAGATgggcaagaagaagaagaagtctcACTTTGCTGAGGTCGTCACCAGAACCAAGCCGGTGTTTGACCCCC AGGAGAAAACCTTTGAGCAGTACCTGGACGAATACTACAAGCTGGACTACGAGGACATCATCGACGACCTTCCGTGCCGCTTTCGCTACAGGCAGGTGGTGCCCAACGACTTCGGCCTGACCACGGATGAG ATCTTGAGTGCCAACGACCAAGAGCTGAACCACTGGTGCTCGCTGAGGAGGACGTGCATGTTCAG GTCTGAAAGAGAGGAAATGAGTGACCTGAAGAACTATAAAGCGAAGGCCCAGAACgtgagaaagaagaaagaagtcCTGAGCTCTGTGTATTCTGA GGAGGATAAAGAAACTCAGGAGGTGAAAAGCAAGCTGGGGAAGAAACGGCGAGATCGTCTGAGGAACGCCGAGAAGCAGAGCGAAGAAGCAGACGAGGCAGTTCAGGCTCTGAGCGAGGCGGTGGACGGCACAGAGGAAGGGGACGAGATCCTGGTacccaagaagaagaagcagaagagcAAACTAGAAGAACAGATGCAAGATAAGGCAGAGCAGGTGGCAGATGAACAAAATGGAGGGGAGAACAGGACTGAAAGACCAGCGTGGACCAAGAAGCCCCGGCGGTCAGGAGGACGACTCAAGTCAGGAATCAAGGGGGTGAAGATAGGCGGCCGAGAGTTCAGCAGACACAGGCTGAAGGCGTACGGGCTGAACCCACGGAGACTGTACTTCAGACAGCTGGGCCGACACAAacggaaagagcaggagaagAAGCTGAAGAAGAACCAAGAGGGATAG
- the LOC111611682 gene encoding myosin heavy chain, clone 203-like: MPPINTYFLTECEIKEMSRDELIVVILDFIQRFKKIAKKHRSGTAVEEELQAAQEEIVHLNQNIGSLKKKLDESHRQNKNLICKTIPKLQREIKNQRSHRNQLLIENKNYQTKFKSLHTCLNNLADSKLQLERTLAEKREAMSQLTAYRMDVEKQENEVEKLQFELYKKNNYVDQKNIEIKREKEKSRSLEVKIKDLEKQLNEAKNQMKIPGNRLSKTLVGDAYKYEPSATFSDTVLFQKKVQNRVLATYEKARAIQEEEPLKKQAESHSTLSALKQQESVKLQEEDLRQQQEAMGKERSFHRTEFDCKRLKEEIQSLNGQIQALTQSRHRDQECIKNLTKQVNTMKTKYYREKKEYEDLNKSIKRKETKVQGNIAAEIPNNETQTNDQQAKRLPSIDGKSVCGTLPLGGGRLNPELKEEKLITIEKLNLSPIPPSKKKLEMPSFALSGRKIVLREPEQRKNSGPSGRRATVDGNVKVPSLEVKGNKPL; the protein is encoded by the coding sequence ATGCCGCCAATTAACacttattttttaacagaatgcGAAATTAAAGAAATGAGTAGAGATGAATTGATCGTCGTGATTCTGGATTTCatacaaaggtttaaaaaaatagctaaGAAGCATCGGAGTGGAACCGCAGTGGAGGAAGAGTTGCAAGCAGCTCAGGAAGAAATTGTGCATCTAAATCAGAACATTGGTTCACTCAAGAAAAAGCTAGACGAGTctcacagacaaaacaaaaacctgatcTGTAAGACAATCCCAAAGTTACAAAGAGAGATAAAGAACCAGAGGTCCCACAGGAATCAGTTGTTGATTGAGAATAAAAACTACCAAACTAAATTCAAAAGCCTTCACACCTGTTTAAATAACCTCGCGGACTCAAAACTGCAGCTTGAGAGGACGTTGGCAGAAAAAAGAGAAGCGATGTCTCAACTCACAGCCTACAGAATGGATGttgaaaagcaggaaaatgaaGTGGAGAAACTTCAGTTTGAATTGTACAAAAAGAACAACTATGTTGACCAGAAGAATATTGAAattaagagagaaaaagaaaagtccagAAGTCTTGAGGTCAAGATAAAAGATCTGGAAAAGCAGTTGAATGAGGCAAAGAATCAAATGAAAATTCCTGGGAATAGGCTTTCAAAAACTCTGGTGGGAGATGCATATAAGTATGAACCAAGTGCCACGTTTTCTGACACCgtattatttcagaaaaaagtgcaaaacaggGTATTAGCAACATATGAGAAGGCAAGAGCTATCCAGGAGGAAGAACCTTTGAAGAAGCAGGCCGAGAGCCACTCAACGCTCTCAGCCTTAAAACAGCAAGAAAGCGTAAAACTACAGGAAGAAGACTTACGACAACAGCAAGAAGCCATGGGTAAAGAAAGAAGTTTTCACCGCACAGAATTTGATTGTAAAAGGCTGAAGGAGGAAATTCAGTCCTTAAATGGTCAGATACAGGCACTGACTCAAAGCAGGCATAGGGACCAAGAGTGCATTAAAAATCTCACTAAACAAGTGAATACGATGAAAACGAAGTATTACAGGGAGAAGAAGGAATATGaggatttaaataaatccataaagaGGAAAGAGACAAAGGTACAAGGTAATATTGCTGCGGAAATACCTAACAATGAAACACAGACCAACGATCAGCAAGCCAAACGTCTACCATCTATTGACGGAAAGTCAGTTTGTGGAACCTTGCCTCTGGGTGGAGGCAGGTTAAATCCAGAATTGAAAGAAGAGAAACTGATAACAATAGAAAAGTTAAACCTTAGCCCAATACCGCCCAGCAAAAAGAAGCTTGAAATGCCATCATTTGCACTTTCAGGCAGGAAGATTGTCCTCAGAGAACCTGAGCAGAGAAAAAACAGTGGTCCATCAGGCAGGCGTGCCACAGTTGATGGGAACGTTAAAGTTCCCTCATTAGAGGTTAAAGGCAACAAGCCATTATGA